A stretch of DNA from Nitrospira sp. KM1:
CCGGGGTTGTCGTCAATCCCATTCAATCATTTCACCCCAATTCTCCTCCACCGAGCGATGCCATCCTCCTGACAAGCAGTGTGCGGAAAACAGAAGACGCGCATGCCGCCTATGCCGTATGGCTGCGGCAATTACGGGACATCTGCAACGCTTGCGATGTCCCGCTGATCTTTGATGAGGTGTACTCAGGATTTCGGCTCGCCCCAGGCGGCGCACAGGAGTATTTTGGTGTCCGCGCAGATCTGGTCGTCTACGGGAAGACGGTTGGGGGAGGCATGCCCATTGGCGTGGTGTGCGGCAAGAAGGAACTGATGCGTCGGTTCGACCCCGATCACCCTATGCGCCTCGCCTATGTAATCGGCACCTTTTCGGCGCATCCGCTGGTGATGGGGGCAATGAATGAATTTCTTCGCTGGGTCGTTCGGCCGCAGACCCAGCAGCTCTATGAAGAGGCGCATCGGCACTGTACTGACTGGGCAGCGGCGACGAACAAGGAGTTTTCGGAACACAAGTTGCCGCTGCGGGTTGTCAATCTCGCAACGGTTTGGACGATCCTCTTCCAGCAACCAGGCCGATACAATTGGTTATTGCAGTACTATATGCGAGCCGCAGGCATCACGTTAAGTTGGGTCGGAACCGGACGCTGTTTAGCCAACATGGCCTTTACACAGGAGCATTACGACGAGTTGCGGGTCAAACTGCTGACCGCAGCCTCCCGCATGGAAGAAGACGGTTGGTGGCTCAGGGGGGCCGAGGCCAAGGGGAGCAGGTCGATGAAGGCACGGCTGGCTTGGGAAATCATCGGAAGCGTGATTCAGGTTCCCAAACCAGCGCAAGCGTTCTACGCCGAGGTCATGAGGCGGAAACACGACGACCATCTGGCGTCTCACAGTCATCCGTTGAATCAACTCTTTCATCTGCTGAGTTCCAGCGTGTTTATTTATTGCTATGTGCTGATCTTTACCGATCTGACGACTGCGGTCACCGCCAGCCTCGCCGCGCTATTTCTCCGCCAATTCGGCCATGCACTGGTGGAACCTCCCTGTCACGACAAGGAGGAACTGCTCCTCGGATTTAACACTCCCAGCAAAACCATGATTGTATCGGCCTATTGCCTCATTCCCGTTGCCAATATGCTAGCGGCAGGCAGTTGGGCGATGACGAGTCTTGTAGACCGATTACCGATCATCGCTCAAGAATGGTTCGGGTTGACGGTGGCTGTCGTACTCGGACGCGTGGTCTATCTTGCCTGGTTGCACAATATTCAGGTTGCGATGATCTGGTTCATAAAACTGATCACTGATCCGTTCACGGACATTTTGGCCTATTTACCTCGGTCTGTGAGCGCGTGGCGGGCATTCCTGCCGCCCTATGCCATGAATTACAAACACCGTTAAGTGGGCGACGTCGCGTCGACGAACCGACTCATTCCCAGCTTTTTTCCTTAAAGGGCTCCAACAGCGAGACAAACCTCTCCGTCCACTTCCTCCAG
This window harbors:
- a CDS encoding aminotransferase class III-fold pyridoxal phosphate-dependent enzyme, whose product is MIGELIENRIACWLNTAEACKLGSIDVVVGLVFCALAGAAILYSRRLLSTFLTMSARSFTPTLSRFLSRWVKTTDYEGKDFFRADGADEQVVARRQLALDRLAAHFETQHPKSISWSNRIRDGLSDLRFTDAGRVPFPFARVMGNKFNLCSVVTASHDPKLLDIDGHWSLDVTGSYGVNVAGYDQYKEWMGKGWEQVKALGPVLGPLHPIVAENIAMLKSISRLDEVSFHMSGTEAVMAAVRLARFNTKRKTIVCFSGAYHGWWDGVQPGLGSEREISDCLTLKDMNPVSLRAIKRMRREIAGVVVNPIQSFHPNSPPPSDAILLTSSVRKTEDAHAAYAVWLRQLRDICNACDVPLIFDEVYSGFRLAPGGAQEYFGVRADLVVYGKTVGGGMPIGVVCGKKELMRRFDPDHPMRLAYVIGTFSAHPLVMGAMNEFLRWVVRPQTQQLYEEAHRHCTDWAAATNKEFSEHKLPLRVVNLATVWTILFQQPGRYNWLLQYYMRAAGITLSWVGTGRCLANMAFTQEHYDELRVKLLTAASRMEEDGWWLRGAEAKGSRSMKARLAWEIIGSVIQVPKPAQAFYAEVMRRKHDDHLASHSHPLNQLFHLLSSSVFIYCYVLIFTDLTTAVTASLAALFLRQFGHALVEPPCHDKEELLLGFNTPSKTMIVSAYCLIPVANMLAAGSWAMTSLVDRLPIIAQEWFGLTVAVVLGRVVYLAWLHNIQVAMIWFIKLITDPFTDILAYLPRSVSAWRAFLPPYAMNYKHR